The proteins below come from a single Serratia fonticola genomic window:
- a CDS encoding fimbrial protein has protein sequence MFNAKKNIFIIAMSALVSSSAFADAPVGADQGSGRIHFTGTVINAPCSVAPGDADINVDMGQVANKVLETGNKYSQNVSYTIHLQDCDLSSQTAGAVEYPAMSKVGVSFGGTADSSVAELVANTGSAKGAAIRLIDANGDLLKVGDTSKDINLVTGNNELVFAARVEANNQPVSTGTIVSQATYALNYK, from the coding sequence ATGTTTAACGCCAAAAAGAATATTTTCATTATTGCCATGTCAGCATTGGTATCTTCTTCCGCTTTCGCTGATGCCCCTGTAGGTGCTGACCAAGGGTCAGGCCGTATTCATTTCACGGGTACCGTGATCAACGCACCTTGCTCCGTGGCTCCGGGTGATGCAGATATCAACGTCGATATGGGTCAGGTAGCGAATAAGGTACTTGAAACCGGCAACAAATATTCTCAAAACGTTAGCTACACCATTCATCTGCAAGATTGTGATTTGTCTTCACAAACTGCAGGTGCTGTGGAATATCCAGCTATGTCAAAAGTGGGCGTTTCTTTTGGTGGCACCGCAGACAGCAGCGTTGCTGAACTGGTCGCAAACACCGGAAGTGCAAAGGGTGCAGCAATCCGTTTGATCGATGCTAATGGCGATCTACTGAAGGTGGGCGATACCTCAAAAGATATCAATCTGGTCACCGGTAACAATGAGCTGGTCTTTGCAGCCCGTGTTGAAGCAAACAATCAGCCGGTTTCTACGGGGACTATCGTTTCCCAAGCGACATACGCACTAAACTATAAATAA
- a CDS encoding LuxR C-terminal-related transcriptional regulator, with protein sequence MAASAKIIKVLIIDRDNYFTIGLCHIISGFYRSKGIEVQFITRPVAGFSADIIFQAIDYGAMFNVWHPLPSKGQTPLFFLIRDQKNRLPSHLFQSVRKNGTLYRNQPIDVVKSMLEEAISVQGCLSPSTTPVTKGFTFRESEVLRYLRQGKSHEETANVMRLHVKTISGYKRSAMRKLNFKRNQELFHWLLQGGLSSSGRKI encoded by the coding sequence ATGGCAGCGTCGGCCAAAATAATCAAAGTTCTGATAATCGATAGGGATAACTATTTTACCATCGGTTTATGCCACATAATTTCTGGTTTTTACCGCAGTAAGGGTATTGAGGTGCAATTTATTACTCGGCCAGTAGCTGGGTTCTCGGCAGATATCATTTTTCAAGCGATCGACTATGGTGCCATGTTTAACGTTTGGCACCCCCTACCTTCGAAAGGGCAGACTCCGTTATTTTTCCTGATTCGGGACCAAAAAAATCGCTTGCCATCACATTTATTTCAATCGGTACGAAAAAATGGGACATTATATCGAAATCAACCGATCGATGTTGTCAAGAGCATGCTCGAAGAGGCGATATCTGTGCAAGGATGCCTGTCTCCGAGTACAACGCCCGTCACCAAGGGCTTCACTTTCCGCGAAAGTGAAGTGCTGCGCTATCTGAGACAAGGTAAATCGCACGAAGAAACGGCAAATGTGATGAGGCTTCACGTCAAAACCATAAGTGGGTATAAGCGTTCAGCGATGAGAAAACTGAATTTCAAGCGCAACCAAGAATTATTCCATTGGCTGTTACAAGGCGGGTTATCCAGCTCAGGGAGGAAAATATAA
- a CDS encoding fimbria/pilus outer membrane usher protein, giving the protein MSTASQAVEFNTHIIDAKDRENIDLSRFEVANYILPGEYLLDIVINGHLLPEQRLIKYIATESKKNSRVCLTPELVEQFDLTDSFRSSLTTWHGQQCLSLDQDPEVTARYDQEKQTLTITIPQAWLNYRDQNWVPPSQWDEGVPGFLLDYNLLGSKFVPKEGARSTNFSSYGTTGANMGPWRLRGDYQYTNSHSSNGPRSDQFTWAQVYLYRAIPALGAKLSGGQTYLNSDIFDSFRFAGVSLNSDQRMLPPSLRGYAPQVTGIAKTNARVIISQNSRIIYQANVPPGPFVIQDLSEAVQGALDVRIEEENGSVTSYQVSTATIPFLTRKGSVRFKTALGKPTEGRNNHAIDPAFYSGELSWGILNNLSLYGGVITTNGDYQAQALGIGQNLQSFGAVSFDVTRSAANLAHQNKQTGYSVRANYAKRFEATGSQITFAGYRFSEKTFMSLNQYLDKVSGNTYSRDDKQTYTITANQYVPWPDVTLYLSATHKIYWNDSSTNNYSMSASKIFDIGPFRGISTTLTASKLKYRYEDEDQIFLSFSLPISAGQQISYDAQQSSSGGFSQAVSYYNSQDINNTWRVSAGGNSPDIQKGNGVFRGNYQHNTPHGQFGLNGSVKNNDYRSLSGNWYGSLTATPYGAALHQNSAGDEPRIMLAAQVKGIPINNGSGVTNDYGIAVANGVSSYQTSDVWIDVNNLPVDVEVYSSVVSKTLTEGAIGYRKIRAIKGQQLMAVIRLQDGSFPPLGSVVTDNSTGFESGLVGENGLVYLAGISAEKKLTVRWGENKQCRIHAPDDSSIYSGQVLLPCQ; this is encoded by the coding sequence ATGTCTACAGCAAGCCAAGCCGTCGAATTCAACACCCATATTATCGACGCTAAAGATCGAGAAAACATTGACCTATCACGTTTTGAAGTGGCGAACTACATTCTGCCAGGAGAGTATCTGCTGGATATTGTGATCAATGGTCACTTATTGCCAGAACAACGCTTAATAAAATATATTGCTACTGAAAGTAAAAAAAATAGCCGAGTGTGCCTTACGCCAGAATTAGTCGAACAATTCGATTTGACTGATAGTTTCCGTTCTTCGTTGACCACGTGGCATGGCCAGCAATGCCTCTCGCTGGACCAGGATCCTGAAGTTACAGCCCGCTATGATCAAGAGAAACAGACCCTAACGATTACGATACCTCAGGCCTGGCTCAATTATCGCGATCAGAACTGGGTTCCCCCCTCACAGTGGGACGAGGGAGTCCCTGGTTTCTTGCTGGACTACAACCTGCTAGGCAGCAAATTCGTCCCCAAAGAGGGCGCGCGCTCAACCAATTTCAGTAGTTACGGAACTACCGGTGCCAATATGGGGCCATGGCGTCTACGTGGCGATTACCAGTATACCAATAGTCACTCGTCAAACGGGCCAAGGAGTGACCAATTTACCTGGGCGCAGGTCTACCTGTATCGTGCAATACCAGCGTTGGGCGCAAAATTGAGCGGTGGGCAAACCTACCTTAACTCGGACATATTCGATTCATTCCGCTTTGCAGGGGTATCACTGAATAGCGATCAACGTATGTTACCGCCGTCCCTGCGTGGTTACGCACCGCAGGTCACTGGCATAGCAAAAACCAATGCCAGGGTGATTATCAGTCAAAATAGCCGGATTATTTATCAGGCCAACGTGCCCCCAGGGCCGTTTGTTATTCAGGATCTGAGTGAAGCGGTACAAGGCGCACTCGATGTACGTATTGAAGAGGAAAACGGTAGCGTGACCTCCTATCAGGTCAGCACGGCAACCATTCCCTTCCTGACCAGAAAAGGAAGCGTTCGGTTTAAAACCGCACTGGGTAAACCGACAGAGGGACGAAACAATCACGCCATCGACCCAGCGTTCTATAGCGGTGAGCTTTCCTGGGGGATACTGAATAATTTGTCGCTGTACGGCGGAGTGATTACCACCAACGGTGACTATCAGGCACAAGCGTTGGGCATAGGCCAAAACCTGCAAAGCTTTGGGGCTGTCTCTTTCGACGTTACCCGTTCGGCTGCAAATCTGGCGCACCAGAACAAGCAGACGGGATACAGCGTTCGGGCCAATTATGCCAAGCGTTTTGAGGCCACCGGCAGCCAGATCACGTTCGCCGGATATCGCTTTTCAGAAAAAACGTTTATGTCGTTGAATCAGTACCTTGACAAAGTCAGTGGCAATACCTATTCAAGGGATGACAAACAAACGTATACGATAACCGCGAACCAATACGTGCCATGGCCAGATGTCACGCTCTATTTGTCGGCCACGCACAAAATTTATTGGAATGATTCATCGACCAATAATTACAGCATGTCGGCGAGCAAAATTTTCGATATCGGCCCATTCAGAGGGATATCGACCACGCTGACCGCCAGCAAATTGAAATATCGCTATGAGGACGAGGATCAGATATTCCTGTCATTCAGCTTACCAATCTCTGCCGGGCAACAGATCAGTTATGACGCGCAGCAAAGCTCTAGCGGGGGCTTCAGTCAGGCCGTTTCTTATTACAATAGCCAGGACATTAATAACACTTGGCGGGTCAGTGCGGGGGGCAACAGCCCTGATATCCAGAAAGGCAATGGCGTGTTCCGTGGTAATTATCAGCACAATACGCCACATGGGCAATTTGGCTTGAATGGTAGTGTCAAAAATAATGATTATCGTTCACTCAGCGGCAACTGGTACGGTTCATTGACGGCGACGCCTTACGGGGCAGCACTACACCAAAACAGCGCAGGCGATGAACCAAGGATCATGCTGGCTGCGCAGGTAAAAGGGATCCCAATCAATAACGGGTCTGGTGTCACCAACGACTACGGCATTGCCGTGGCTAATGGCGTATCAAGTTATCAAACATCGGACGTATGGATTGATGTCAATAATCTACCTGTCGATGTCGAAGTTTATAGTTCCGTTGTCAGTAAGACTCTAACCGAAGGTGCTATTGGCTACCGAAAAATTCGTGCCATAAAAGGCCAGCAACTGATGGCGGTGATCCGGTTACAGGATGGCAGTTTTCCTCCGTTGGGCTCTGTGGTAACGGATAACAGCACTGGGTTCGAATCCGGCTTGGTTGGTGAAAATGGACTGGTTTATCTTGCGGGTATTTCTGCAGAGAAGAAACTGACTGTACGATGGGGTGAAAATAAACAATGTCGCATCCACGCACCCGATGATAGTTCTATTTATTCCGGTCAGGTTTTATTGCCATGTCAATAG
- a CDS encoding PglL family O-oligosaccharyltransferase, giving the protein MIWLILLSPLALPNMGGSGLKLPQNILTWAVMAAVTATLWLTLPANSPISLSVTARWLLLAVVILAIPLLYTSPHWQSAGLARWLGLAGGWIFYVSWMQYRPPHFARHWLFYAILLAAVFQGVIALLQLTLPGTVPAWFDYPMKNGRPYGVFQQVNVLASFIACGLALALMLLLLPDFSLTQPKAERGRRYSLGLVLVLFPALLVWLQSRIGWLGGGISGALLLWLGWRQAKKLTGIATGLMLVGITIALIFQINGGVETVEHAASNQARLIMLQDSLKMIVEKPWLGWGYGGFEYGFQHYRLAAGLSTLGLGVVRHPHNEILLWWVEGGIAALAGMAILLCAGFRLFWLSWRKHGVSLALVIALLPLLLHSQTEYPFILSSAHWAIFLLLLAQWDRQTDKATERTTFPLITPSFLRAVVPMASAIVFIVASIGLYANLSLTAFEHNHFADIQPARRAMAFDPWVNTERWHYDQQTHALLMYNQTRDPRLLENYAQWAQGYLARRIDKNVYASWLAIAQYQQDTATYRRLHHEANALFPTDPRFLTDLPE; this is encoded by the coding sequence ATGATTTGGCTGATATTACTTAGCCCACTCGCCCTACCTAATATGGGCGGAAGTGGCCTGAAACTACCGCAAAATATCCTGACTTGGGCGGTGATGGCTGCCGTCACTGCCACTCTCTGGTTGACACTACCGGCTAACTCTCCCATCTCCCTTAGCGTAACGGCTCGTTGGCTGCTGCTGGCCGTGGTGATCCTGGCAATTCCCCTATTATATACCTCCCCCCATTGGCAGAGTGCTGGGCTGGCACGCTGGCTTGGGTTGGCTGGCGGTTGGATTTTTTACGTCTCATGGATGCAATATCGCCCACCGCACTTTGCACGACATTGGCTATTTTACGCCATTCTGCTGGCCGCTGTATTCCAGGGGGTGATCGCTCTTTTACAATTGACCTTACCGGGAACCGTACCGGCTTGGTTTGACTACCCAATGAAAAACGGTCGGCCTTATGGGGTTTTCCAACAGGTGAATGTGCTGGCCAGCTTTATCGCTTGCGGATTGGCACTGGCATTGATGCTGTTGTTGTTGCCTGATTTTTCCTTAACTCAGCCAAAAGCAGAACGAGGCAGACGATATTCCTTGGGGTTGGTGCTGGTGCTGTTCCCCGCGTTACTGGTGTGGTTACAGTCACGGATAGGCTGGCTTGGCGGCGGTATCAGCGGGGCGCTGTTGCTCTGGTTGGGATGGCGGCAGGCAAAAAAGCTTACGGGGATCGCAACAGGTTTAATGCTTGTTGGTATCACTATTGCCCTGATTTTTCAAATAAATGGAGGGGTTGAAACGGTTGAACACGCCGCGTCAAATCAGGCCCGGCTGATCATGTTGCAGGACAGCCTAAAGATGATTGTCGAAAAGCCTTGGCTGGGTTGGGGCTACGGCGGATTCGAATACGGCTTTCAGCACTATCGTCTGGCTGCCGGATTATCCACATTGGGTCTTGGCGTGGTGCGCCATCCGCATAATGAAATCTTGCTGTGGTGGGTTGAAGGGGGCATAGCTGCCTTGGCAGGCATGGCGATCTTACTGTGTGCTGGTTTCAGGCTGTTCTGGCTATCTTGGCGAAAACATGGTGTAAGCCTGGCGCTGGTCATCGCGCTTCTCCCTTTGCTGTTACATAGCCAAACGGAATATCCGTTTATACTGTCTAGCGCACATTGGGCCATTTTTTTACTGCTGCTGGCACAGTGGGATCGCCAAACCGATAAGGCCACAGAACGCACTACTTTTCCTTTGATAACTCCCTCATTTTTACGAGCTGTAGTGCCCATGGCTTCAGCCATCGTTTTCATAGTGGCCAGTATTGGGCTGTATGCCAATTTGTCTTTAACCGCCTTTGAGCATAATCACTTCGCGGATATTCAACCTGCTCGCCGTGCGATGGCGTTTGACCCCTGGGTGAATACCGAACGCTGGCATTACGATCAACAGACCCATGCGTTGCTAATGTATAACCAGACCCGCGATCCCCGCCTGCTTGAAAACTATGCCCAATGGGCTCAGGGCTATCTTGCACGACGGATCGATAAAAATGTTTATGCCTCATGGTTAGCTATCGCACAATATCAGCAGGATACCGCCACCTACCGGCGTTTACACCACGAAGCAAACGCATTATTTCCCACCGATCCTCGGTTTTTAACCGATTTGCCTGAGTGA
- a CDS encoding xanthine permease, whose product MNKMKLEWKRGDWAAYFGLMTNNLTNLLTMMGLLIFVVGIPKEIVYGRIAPAFGLAVMMASICYTWFGLQMARQTGRSDVTALPSGPSAPSIFTVTFLVLMPVYQSTGDADFAISIGLVWCFVEALILVGGSFLGETIRKMIPRTVLLSCLSGLGLLLLAMNPMLQAFEAPTVSFIVLLLIFINWFGKKPIFARIPTGLLLLIAGTALAWISGLQSPDAIKASMSSFGFNPPGFHVDSFMQGLPHALPYLASAVPLGLANYIFDLENIESAHAAGDEYNTRKVMMANGLSSMFGCLLGNPFPVTVYVGHAGWKAMGASIGYTLASGVTMFLVPLFGLGAFMLAVIPMTAIVPILVFIGVVTANQVVRETPKIEVPVIFICLFPWIANWGLTMVNSVLGAAGTSGAKLGAELLHSKGVYYQGLVHLGSGAPLASMLWGCVAIFAIINKPLRGAVAAATGALLALFGVIHAPAVGFAEGSSLLFTLAYLMMAAMFVLKHFLDSRETVAAAVQEPTKTA is encoded by the coding sequence ATGAACAAAATGAAATTAGAGTGGAAACGCGGTGACTGGGCAGCCTACTTCGGGCTGATGACCAATAACCTGACCAACCTGCTCACCATGATGGGGTTACTCATCTTCGTGGTGGGTATCCCCAAAGAGATTGTCTACGGACGCATAGCCCCGGCCTTTGGCCTGGCCGTGATGATGGCCAGCATCTGTTACACCTGGTTCGGCCTGCAAATGGCTCGCCAGACCGGGCGGAGCGATGTGACCGCGCTGCCTTCCGGCCCGAGCGCACCTTCCATTTTTACCGTGACCTTCCTGGTGCTGATGCCGGTTTATCAGTCCACCGGCGATGCGGACTTTGCCATTTCGATCGGCCTGGTGTGGTGCTTTGTTGAAGCACTGATCCTGGTGGGCGGCTCATTCCTCGGCGAAACCATCCGCAAGATGATCCCGCGCACCGTGCTGCTTTCTTGCCTTTCCGGCCTGGGGCTGTTGCTGCTGGCGATGAACCCGATGCTGCAAGCGTTCGAAGCTCCGACCGTTTCGTTCATCGTGCTGCTGCTGATCTTTATCAACTGGTTTGGCAAAAAGCCTATATTCGCCCGCATTCCGACCGGTTTGCTGCTGTTGATCGCCGGTACCGCGCTGGCGTGGATCTCCGGCCTGCAAAGCCCGGATGCGATTAAAGCCTCGATGTCTTCCTTTGGCTTTAACCCGCCAGGGTTCCATGTCGATAGCTTTATGCAGGGCCTGCCGCACGCGCTGCCGTATCTGGCCTCTGCCGTTCCGCTGGGGCTGGCGAACTACATCTTTGACCTGGAGAACATCGAGAGTGCGCACGCCGCCGGGGATGAATACAACACCCGCAAAGTGATGATGGCCAACGGCCTTTCCTCCATGTTCGGCTGCCTGCTGGGTAACCCGTTCCCGGTGACCGTATATGTGGGCCACGCCGGTTGGAAAGCGATGGGCGCCAGTATCGGTTACACCTTGGCTTCCGGCGTGACAATGTTCCTGGTACCGCTGTTCGGGCTGGGTGCCTTTATGCTGGCCGTGATCCCGATGACGGCGATCGTGCCAATCCTGGTATTTATCGGCGTGGTCACCGCCAACCAGGTGGTGAGGGAAACGCCGAAGATCGAGGTCCCGGTGATCTTCATCTGCCTGTTCCCGTGGATCGCCAACTGGGGATTAACCATGGTCAACAGCGTGCTGGGGGCGGCGGGCACCTCGGGAGCCAAGCTGGGCGCAGAGTTGCTGCATAGCAAAGGCGTGTATTACCAGGGGCTGGTGCATTTGGGTAGCGGTGCGCCGCTGGCCAGTATGCTGTGGGGATGTGTCGCGATTTTCGCCATCATCAACAAACCGCTGCGTGGTGCGGTGGCGGCGGCAACCGGCGCACTGCTGGCGCTGTTCGGCGTGATCCATGCGCCAGCCGTGGGCTTTGCCGAGGGAAGCTCGTTGCTGTTCACGCTGGCTTACCTGATGATGGCGGCCATGTTTGTGCTGAAACATTTTCTCGATAGCCGTGAAACGGTGGCCGCCGCAGTTCAGGAGCCAACCAAGACCGCCTGA
- a CDS encoding amidohydrolase family protein, translating into MNENKSRREFLSHSGKVAAACALLGATSSVGYAANPATTNCEADQRMKITDPHYYLDNVLLEAGFEFDGATPVSTRTELKTLEINQGKIVALRDNRQHADSTLPVYDAGGKLMLPAMRDMHIHLDKTFYGGPWRSLNRPAGTTIKDMIRLEQKLLPELQPYTQERAEKLIDLIQSYGSTTARSHCNVEPTSGLKNLENLQEVLARCKSGFDCEIVAFPQHGLLYSKSEPLMREAMQAGAHYVGGLDPTNVDGAMEKSLDSMFQIALDYNKGVDIHLHETSPAGIAAVNYMVATVEKTPQLKGKLTISHAFALAMMNEQQVDEIATRMAAQQITIATTVPIGTMHMPLSQLREKGVFLMTGTDSVIDHWSPYGLGDMLEKANLYAQLYVRPNEGTLSRSLALATGDVLPLNDKGERVWPKAQDDASFVLVDASCSAEAVARISPRTATFHKGEMVWGRVGKGSKA; encoded by the coding sequence ATGAATGAGAACAAAAGCCGCCGTGAGTTTTTAAGCCATAGTGGCAAAGTAGCTGCGGCCTGCGCACTATTGGGCGCAACCTCCTCCGTCGGTTATGCTGCTAACCCGGCAACCACGAACTGTGAGGCAGACCAGCGCATGAAAATTACCGACCCGCACTATTATCTGGATAACGTGCTGCTAGAGGCGGGTTTTGAGTTTGACGGGGCAACCCCGGTCAGCACCCGCACCGAACTGAAAACGCTGGAGATCAACCAGGGCAAGATCGTTGCGTTGCGCGATAACCGCCAGCATGCGGACAGTACGCTGCCGGTCTACGACGCTGGCGGCAAACTGATGCTGCCCGCCATGCGTGATATGCACATCCATCTGGACAAAACTTTTTACGGCGGCCCATGGCGTTCGCTGAATCGCCCAGCGGGCACCACCATCAAAGATATGATTCGGCTGGAGCAGAAGCTGTTGCCGGAACTGCAACCTTACACCCAAGAGCGGGCCGAAAAGCTGATCGATCTGATTCAGTCCTACGGTTCCACCACCGCTCGCAGCCATTGCAACGTTGAGCCGACCTCCGGCCTGAAAAACCTGGAGAATCTGCAAGAAGTGTTGGCTCGCTGCAAATCCGGTTTTGACTGCGAAATTGTCGCGTTCCCACAGCATGGCTTGCTGTATTCGAAATCAGAGCCGCTGATGCGTGAGGCAATGCAGGCAGGAGCGCACTACGTTGGTGGGCTGGATCCAACCAATGTCGATGGCGCCATGGAAAAGTCGCTCGATAGCATGTTCCAGATCGCACTGGATTATAACAAAGGGGTGGACATCCACCTGCACGAAACCAGCCCGGCAGGCATTGCGGCGGTGAATTACATGGTGGCAACCGTTGAGAAAACGCCACAGTTAAAGGGCAAGCTGACCATTAGCCACGCCTTTGCGCTGGCAATGATGAATGAACAGCAGGTGGATGAGATTGCTACCCGTATGGCAGCACAGCAGATCACCATTGCCACCACGGTGCCTATTGGCACTATGCACATGCCGCTCAGCCAACTGCGTGAAAAAGGCGTGTTTTTGATGACCGGCACCGACAGCGTGATCGACCACTGGTCGCCGTATGGTTTGGGCGACATGTTGGAGAAAGCCAACCTTTACGCTCAGCTTTACGTCCGCCCGAATGAGGGAACCCTGTCACGTTCGTTGGCGCTCGCCACCGGTGATGTCTTGCCGCTGAATGATAAGGGTGAACGCGTATGGCCGAAAGCCCAGGACGATGCCAGTTTTGTGCTGGTAGATGCCTCCTGCTCCGCCGAAGCGGTAGCGCGTATTTCCCCAAGAACCGCCACGTTCCATAAGGGCGAGATGGTCTGGGGCCGCGTTGGGAAAGGTAGTAAGGCCTGA
- a CDS encoding carbamate kinase family protein has translation MKELVVVAIGGNSIIKDNASQTVEHQAEAVKKVADSVLEMLASDYHIVLTHGNGPQVGLELRRAEVAHEHEGLPLTPLANCVADTQGGIGYLIQQALNNRLAQHGGQKAVTVITQVEVDKQDPGFTNPTKPIGAFFSEQQRDALLQQYPTWRFVEDSGRGYRRVVASPEPIRIVEADAIKALTQQGFVVIGAGGGGIPVARNSQGDYQSVDAVIDKDLSTALLAREIRADVLVITTGVEKVCIHFGKPNQQALGQVNVAEMTRYMAEGHFPAGSMLPKIVASLAFLRDGGKRVVITSPDCLPAALRGETGTHIVNL, from the coding sequence ATGAAAGAACTCGTCGTCGTCGCCATTGGTGGCAACAGCATTATCAAAGACAACGCCAGCCAGACAGTGGAACATCAGGCCGAGGCGGTGAAAAAGGTCGCAGACTCGGTGCTGGAAATGCTGGCATCGGATTACCACATCGTCCTCACCCACGGCAACGGCCCGCAGGTGGGGCTGGAATTGCGCCGTGCCGAAGTGGCCCACGAACATGAAGGCCTGCCGCTGACCCCGCTGGCCAACTGCGTGGCGGATACCCAAGGCGGTATCGGCTATCTCATTCAGCAGGCACTCAATAACCGCCTGGCACAGCATGGCGGGCAGAAAGCGGTAACCGTCATCACGCAGGTTGAAGTGGATAAACAGGATCCCGGTTTCACCAACCCCACCAAACCGATCGGCGCTTTCTTTAGCGAACAACAGCGCGATGCGTTATTGCAGCAATACCCCACCTGGCGTTTTGTAGAAGACTCCGGGCGCGGCTATCGCCGGGTGGTCGCCTCACCGGAACCCATCAGGATCGTGGAGGCCGACGCAATCAAGGCACTCACGCAACAGGGGTTTGTGGTGATCGGAGCAGGCGGCGGTGGCATCCCTGTAGCGCGTAATTCACAAGGGGATTACCAAAGCGTCGATGCGGTGATCGATAAAGATCTGTCCACTGCCCTGCTCGCCAGGGAAATCCGTGCCGACGTACTGGTGATCACCACTGGCGTAGAGAAAGTGTGCATTCACTTTGGCAAACCGAATCAGCAAGCGTTAGGCCAGGTGAACGTGGCCGAAATGACCCGCTATATGGCAGAAGGCCACTTCCCTGCTGGCAGCATGCTGCCGAAGATCGTCGCCAGCCTGGCGTTCTTACGCGATGGCGGCAAACGCGTCGTCATCACCTCGCCGGATTGCCTCCCCGCCGCACTGCGCGGTGAAACGGGCACCCATATCGTTAACCTCTGA